One Tachysurus vachellii isolate PV-2020 chromosome 18, HZAU_Pvac_v1, whole genome shotgun sequence DNA segment encodes these proteins:
- the LOC132861389 gene encoding aerolysin-like protein, whose amino-acid sequence MADYEVGGQGGNAFNFNGNDTGSMLKKIQVWEDDNTLRAVKVWLTDGRSEQFGRPAGNIKEFTFENGEYFTSLSLWPNQDGTRLGAIKFKTSQSREFFAILKNGRLNPEVSVDVAFGICIGIKGRSGRDIDRFGFIFIRSVKSAQLTDVVYPTIHDVIPKVADREIESMSYYNSTSENQEYKIEKTDKITKKSSWSVKGNMEYVYGLEVNAGIPQLVDLKSSFKLTIGVESTYASETSEEKREHFTFPVKVPAGKTVDVHITLGQAATDLPFTGIMKITCHNGRVLELKTSGTYKGVAYTDGKVVVNESNKMLGAA is encoded by the coding sequence ATGGCAGATTATGAAGTTGGAGGTCAGGGAGGAAATGCTTTCAATTTTAATGGCAATGATACTGGAAGCATGCTGAAAAAGATCCAGGTTTGGGAAGATGACAACACGTTAAGAGCCGTGAAGGTGTGGCTTACAGATGGCCGGTCCGAGCAGTTTGGTAGGCCTGCTGGGAATATAAAAGAGTTTACATTTGAAAATGGAGAGTATTTCACCTCTCTTTCACTTTGGCCAAATCAAGATGGTACACGTCTGGGTGCAATCAAATTCAAGACAAGTCAATCCCGAGAATTTTTTGCAATATTGAAAAATGGGAGGCTGAATCCAGAAGTTTCAGTTGATGTTGCTTTTGGGATCTGCATTGGGATCAAAGGACGTTCAGGTAGGGACATTGATCGCTTTGGATTCATATTCATCAGATCCGTAAAGTCTGCTCAGCTTACCGATGTTGTGTATCCTACTATTCATGATGTGATACCCAAAGTGGCTGATAGAGAAATTGAATCCATGTCCTACTATAACAGCACTTCTGAAAATCAAGAATACAAAATTGAGAAAACcgataaaatcaccaaaaaatCCTCCTGGTCTGTTAAAGGAAATATGGAATACGTATACGGCCTGGAAGTAAATGCAGGAATTCCACAGCTTGTGGATTTGAAATCAAGTTTTAAATTAACTATTGGAGTTGAAAGTACATATGCTTCAGAGaccagtgaagagaaaagggAGCACTTCACGTTTCCTGTTAAAGTTCCTGCAGGTAAAACCGTGGATGTGCACATCACACTTGGCCAGGCTGCAACTGACCTCCCATTCACTGGCATCATGAAGATTACCTGCCATAATGGCAGGGTGCTGGAATTAAAAACCAGTGGAACCTACAAGGGTGTCGCTTACACTGATGGAAAAGTGGTTGTGAATGAATCAAACAAAATGCTTGGTGCAGCCTAA